Proteins encoded within one genomic window of Lynx canadensis isolate LIC74 chromosome B2, mLynCan4.pri.v2, whole genome shotgun sequence:
- the SRF gene encoding serum response factor: MLPSQAGAAAALGRGSALGGSLNRTPTGRPGGGGGGGGGTRGANGGRVPGNGAGLGPGRLEREAAAAATTTPAPTAGALYSGSEGDSESGEEEELGAERRGLKRSLSEMELGVVVGGPEAAAAATGGYGPVSGAVSGAKPGKKTRGRVKIKMEFIDNKLRRYTTFSKRKTGIMKKAYELSTLTGTQVLLLVASETGHVYTFATRKLQPMITSETGKALIQTCLNSPDSPPRSDPTTDQRMSATGFEETDLTYQVSESDSSGETKDTPKPAFTVTNLPGTTSTIQTAPSTSTTMQVSSGPSFPITNYLAPVSASVSPSAVSSANGTVLKSTGSGPVSSGGLMQLPTSFTLMPGGAVAQQVPVQAIQVHQAPQQASPSRDSSTDLTQTSSSGTVTLPATIMTSSVPTTVGGHMMYPSPHAVMYAPTSGLADGSLTVLNAFSQAPSTMQVSHSQVQEQGGVPQVFLTAPSGTVQIPVSAVQLHQMAVIGQQAGSSSNLTELQVVNLDAAHSTKSD; this comes from the exons ATGTTACCGAGCCAAGCTGGGGCCGCGGCGGCGCTGGGCCGGGGCTCGGCCCTGGGGGGCAGCCTGAACCGGACCCCGACGGGGCGGCCgggaggtggcggcggcggcggcggcgggactCGCGGGGCTAACGGGGGCCGGGTTCCCGGGAACGGCGCGGGGCTCGGGCCGGGCCGCCTCGAGAGGGAGGCTGCAGCAGCAGCGACAACCACCCCGGCGCCCACCGCGGGGGCCCTCTACAGCGGCAGCGAGGGCGACTCGGAGTCgggtgaggaggaggagctgggcgCGGAGCGGCGCGGCCTGAAGCGGAGCCTGAGCGAGATGGAGCTCGGCGTGGTGGTCGGTGGgcccgaggcggcggcggcggccaccGGGGGCTATGGGCCGGTGAGCGGCGCGGTGAGCGGGGCCAAGCCGGGTAAGAAGACTCGGGGCCGCGTGAAGATCAAGATGGAGTTCATCGACAACAAACTGCGGCGCTACACGACCTTCAGCAAGAGGAAGACGGGCATCATGAAGAAG gCCTATGAGCTGTCCACGCTGACAGGGACACAGGTGCTGTTGCTGGTGGCCAGTGAAACAGGCCATGTGTATACCTTTGCCACCCGCAAACTGCAGCCAATGATCACCAGTGAGACTGGCAAGGCACTGATTCAGACCTGCCTCAACTCGCCAGACTCTCCACCCCGTTCAGACCCCACCACAGACCAGAGAATGAGTGCCACGGGCTTTGAAGAGACAGACCTCACCTACCAGGTGTCGGAGTCCGACAGCAGTGGGGAGACCAAG GACACACCGAAACCCGCGTTCACAGTCACCAACCTGCCGGGTACCACCTCCACCATCCAAACAGCACCCAGCACCTCTACCACCATGCAAGTCAGCAGCGGCCCCTCCTTCCCCATCACGAACTACCTGGCACCAGTGTCTGCTAGCGTCAGCCCCAGCGCTGTCAGCAGTGCCAACGGGACTGTGCTGAAGAGTACAGGCAGTGGCCCTGTCTCCTCCGGAGGCCTCATGCAGCTGCCTACCAGCTTCACCCTCATGCCCG GTGGGGCAGTGGCCCAGCAGGTCCCAGTGCAGGCCATTCAGGTGCACCAGGCCCCACAGCAAGCGTCTCCCTCTCGCGACAGCAGCACAGACCTCACGCAGACCTCCTCCAGCGGGACAG TGACATTGCCCGCCACCATCATGACGTCATCCGTGCCCACAACTGTGGGCGGCCACATGATGTACCCTAGTCCCCATGCGGTGATGTATGCACCCACCTCGGGCTTGGCTGATGGCAGCCTCACCGTGCTCAATGCCTTCTCCCAGGCGCCATCCACCATGCAGGTGTCCCACAGCCAGGTCCAGGAACAAG GTGGTGTCCCCCAGGTGTTCCTGACGGCACCATCTGGGACAGTGCAGATCCCTGTTTCTGCAGTTCAGCTTCACCAG ATGGCTGTGATAGGGCAGCAGGCTGGGAGCAGCAGCAACCTCACCGAGTTACAGGTGGTGAACCTGGACGCCGCCCACAGCACCAAGAGTGACTGA
- the LOC115513969 gene encoding uncharacterized protein LOC115513969: protein MLGRRARRPSASPGGQGLLAAAETAGGGGRDHALAAEGSPDPSPHIKRYNVSFYGEAAPYMVSPCAPAALVRGSGTSAPHWPTGSAYLHRHTELAAVIPRQTATPKGEEPTPLKGTGEEATTLSHQAGSPVLIHHPLYWRDLWQTYIWKRPGGDSRPPSPRRGQGDEMKISEDFQLRAGLGEGVVPGIKPTLPPVQRPGKK from the exons ATGCTAGGGCGGCGCGCCCGGCGGCCGTCAGCGTCCCCCggggggcaggggctgctggCCGCGGCCGAGACGGCGGGTGGAGGGGGCCGGGACCACGCGCTGGCGGCGGAGGGATCCCCCGACCCTTCCCCCCATATAAAGAGATACAATGTTTCCTTTTATGGCGAGGCCGCTCCTTATATGGTGAGCCCCTGCGCCCCCGCCGCATTGGTCCGTGGTTCCGGCACCTCCGCTCCCCATTGGCCCACAGGGAGCGCTTATTTGCATAGACATACCGAACTCGCTGCTGTCATCCCGCGTCAGACGGCGACTCCGAAAGGGGAGGAGCCGACGCCTCTTAAAGGAACAGGAGAGGAG GCAACGACACTTTCCCACCAGGCCGGCTCCCCGGTCCTCATTCATCATCCTCTATACTGGAGGGATCTTTGGCAGACATACATCTGGAAAAGACCGGGGGGAGACAGTCGGCCTCCCAGTCCCCGAAGGGGGCAGGGAGACGAGATGAAGATCAGTGAAGACTTCCAGCTgcgggctgggctgggggagggggttgtcCCGGGGATAAAGCCCACCCTACCGCCAGTGCAAAGGCCTGGGAAAAAGTAG